The Delphinus delphis chromosome 10, mDelDel1.2, whole genome shotgun sequence genome includes a region encoding these proteins:
- the LOC132431872 gene encoding oocyte-expressed protein homolog — translation MGEAARKIPRELLAPDPRAAGSSTADYAGAAEALGDGLLGFPLPPPRIRSRPWWFPVQKLRNLLVFYLEAWLADSIFGPGRAVVPEMEWMSQALLTVDAVHAGKLVEITVFGRPAVQCRVKSVLLSLAPSHREQRARAEKMEQLEEFLKAQAPGPQVPQRPVA, via the exons atgggagaggccgcaaga AAAATCCCGCGAGAGCTGCTCGCCCCTGACCCGCGGGCTGCCGGTTCCAGCACAGCCGACTACGCGGGCGCTGCCGAGGCTCTAGGGGACGGGCTGCTGGGGTTTCCACTTCCGCCGCCACGGATTCGCTCCCGGCCGTGGTGGTTTCCTGTGCAGAAGCTGAGGAACCTGCTGGTGTTTTATTTGGAGGCGTGGCTGGCCGACTCGATCTTCGGCCCAGGCCGAGCCGTGGTTCCGGAAATGGAGTGGATGAGCCAGGCCCTGCTGACGGTGGACGCAGTTCACGCCGGGAAGTTGGTGGAAATCACCGTCTTCGGGCGGCCAGCTGTCCAGTGCCGGGTGAAGAGCGTGCTCCTGAGCCTGGCGCCGAGTCACCGGGAGCAGCGCGCCCGAGCTGAGAAGATGGAACAACTCGAGGAGTTCTTGAAGGCCCAGGCACCAGGCCCCCAGGTCCCCCAGCGTCCTGTTGCGTAA